The Amphiura filiformis chromosome 15, Afil_fr2py, whole genome shotgun sequence region ATTTCACTAGTGACATTAGTTGATCGCTAATACCTCTAGAACGCCAAAATATAAAACTGAAATTTCATTAAGCAAACACCAAACAAATAATCCACAGTGTTTCTTTTGACTTTAAAAGTCAATAAGTTGCGAGGAAAAGCCATGACCATTTCAAGATTTGAttgaccaaaatattttattgagtTATTAACTTATCATCACTGACAATTGGATTTATACCTATATAGGGAATGGAAGTGCCGTGACCCTATGACAATTGATTACCTTTGGCCATGCCTATATAACTTACTAACAATGCAAATGGCCTGAAAATTCTGGAGTGGTTGATTTTTCACAAAACGTAGGTCAAGTCTAGCTCAACAACCGATCAGCATTTACAGAGCCATAAACAGCAGaagctaaccatgctaacagtgTAATTATACACACTACCACTTCTCATCGTCATCCCGTGTGATTCTGCTTTACTAATACCAGTTTACATTTCATTATAAAGATACAAGCAACCAGCATGTCTCACAACTTACTCCTTGCCGTGCTCACCTTCCAATTTTTAATCTACGACACTTTCGCGCAACCTCAGGATGTCTCTGTCGACGCCCAAGTCTTGATCATTGGAGGAGGTGCACCTGGTCTTAATGCTGCTTTAACTCTGGGTGAAAACAACATCACTGACTTTATCATACTAGAAAGTTCCGATAATTTACGTGGTTATCTGAAGGAACTAACCTTTGCAGGATTGGACTTTACTCCTGGAAGCTTATGGGGGTACCCACCTGGTGTTGCTACACGTGAGATATTGGGTATTCCTTTTCATGAATCCAATTATTCATCGTATACAGTTTACACGGAAGAAGGTGATGATATCACACGTGTTGCCATCAAAAGAGAAAACAGTCTCTTAGAAGTCTTTGATAACGCTACCGATGCTATTATAGAAGACATCGAGGAAGGAGCACGTCCTGATTTGTCACAAAAGGCAACATTAGCTCGCGGTGGATGGATAGCTAATTCGGCAGTTGATAAAGTTATGGAATGGTTCAACTTTGATTTTGCTGAAGGAGATCGGCTCGAGATACATCAACAATTCAAGCCTTTCGCCAAGATGAACTATTTGGTCCAGAGGAATATTTTATTCTCGAAACAGATCCTTAATTTTTCGTAAAGAATCTTTACTGACGGAAGAGCAAGTTCGCTTCAACCAGGTAGTTTGATCCTTTTGTTTCTAAAATACTAAATACTATAAAGTACCCTTATTAAAGTACAAGAAATGTTGTTGGACATGTATAGCAACCAAAGGCTGTTATGGTTTTTAAATGGTTTCACATTTTAGGTCGCTTTTGTTACACCTGAATGAGCACCGACTCcaataaacacaaaacgtttttaaaacgttctaaacgggttatattttgggttttggttttgcatgaatctaaaatggccgcttatgcaggagtcaatttcaaagttggtcaaatctggtaaatttgacatttgacttttaacaagatttgacctcCCCTTGAAATTCCACCCTGCATAACCGGtcattaggcactgttccactactaaGATTTtccgggacttttgatatgtttttgtttgAGCTTTTCTGGGAGATGGATGCATATGAAATATATTATGTTGCAATTAGATGTGAGTCATTTCATTTGACTAGCCTTATACCTATAATTATTTGTAtgtcactacccagcaaacacaaaaacgttttaaaaacgttttaaagaagttatattttggcttttggtttaggtaaaaacgttttaataacattaaaatgtcgggttatataaaggtcttgataacgttttaaaacgttttgtatgaaaacacactacaacaatatttttaaatgttttcaaaaaatgttattgtaaactatttttgcaaacatttttaccaaatattgtgtcaatactattatgtaacattatgttaaaatatttgaacccagcaaacacagaaatgttcttaaaatgttttttcaaaacattttaataacatttaaatgtcgggttatataaaggtcatgaaaacgtttttaaaacgttattgaaaatattttggacaaacatttttcgcaaaatatttttcaagcccacaataacattctgtttacaatgttttgtaccaagttttcaggaatgtttttggaatgttattaaaacgttttataccctttacataacccgacatttaaacgttttctgtaaaacatttttgtttgctgagcagtagattatcaaaaatgttttttacggttatgaaaacgttttatactcttaatataccctttatataacccgacatttaaacgttttctgacaaccttttataaccttttgcgaatgatgttgaaaacgtttttgtgtttgctgggtatgtatatcgtcggctgtattccatagttgCGTATagtaattttttgtcatttttttgaaaattggcacatatgtttttaatgatgttctctttcattttttctaagtctcatccagtcataattagctaattaattagtaattaattaattaaaggtggcatatagttacaaagtgacatttttgtattctatagtggcgtatcgatcatacgccactttgtatacacaatttataattaagaaatatcagcaaaaatgaaaaattttgtatgtcatagtggcgtacacctcgctacatgtcatagtgacgtatcgtgacctatacgccactatggaatgaagacgatgaaaagtaacgccatagggattacacggcgatagAGATGGCGTAAGGTTAACATTAGGTTAGTGTATTGCGTTTTgcatgttttccatagtgacgtatagttttatactTATTGTTGTCAGTTTGccaacaatattatgtatttatttactttgaaaaatatatagtAATTTTAGTTAACTACCGAAatatcacatcatttacaaaatatgatcaatgtctgatttacacaactcgattttaaattggtatttcttcaaacccgattttctcgaaaagttgtttcctcactatacgccactatggaatacagccgacgatacgCTCTTTTTATTTCTTACTTTAGCGTGTGCAGATCGTGAACCAAACTGAAGGATATGTCAGGGCAGTCACAGAAGATGGTATCGAATACACAGGCAACTATGCAATTGTAGCCAGCAGCGTTGGGgttattcaaaatggcggcataaTCTTTGACCCTCCTTTACCATCATGGAAGTCCGAAGAGTTTTGTCGATTTCAAATGGGTACCATTGATCCAATCTTCCTCAATTTTGAAACCAAGTTTTGGGATGACACGGAGTTCATTTTGCATGCCAATGACAGACACGGATACTATCCAGCATTCTTGAATTTAGAAGCCGAAGGTCTTCACCCACGGGGAACTAACACCTTGATTGGATTCCTGGCAGGAGATGAGGCATATCGAGCAGAATTATTGTCAGACGATGAAGTAAAAGCTGAGGTgagtattatattgttattataattGCGCCTGTTTTATTTATACACAAATAAGAACCTGAAAATAAGCTCCGGATATAAAATCATGTAGGATTTGGTTACAAATACCACGAAATTTAATTCGACTAATTTAGAATGACAAAGTTATATTAATTACTATATAATACTTGCAGATACTTAACGTATTGAGAAACATATACGGCGAAGATAATGTACCCGACCCCGTGGAATTCTACATGTCCCGTTTCGCTACGGATCCTGACTTCTATGGTTCCTTCCCTACTTGGCCAATAGGTATCATTCCCAATGATGCCCAGATGCGCCTGAGAGCCAACGTTGGGAGGGTCTACTTTGCTCCTGAAGGTTAGTTCATATTATTACGTTTATTAGGAGGCTTCCGAGGAGTGTGTATGGAAGCTGTATTGACGTTTAAGCAGGgggtagccagctttcttggtcgggggagaGGGTGGTATGGGCAAAGACGAATAAAAaaccggttgcatcattttgacttgCTTTTAAATGTGCGATATAG contains the following coding sequences:
- the LOC140171028 gene encoding uncharacterized protein; translation: MSHNLLLAVLTFQFLIYDTFAQPQDVSVDAQVLIIGGGAPGLNAALTLGENNITDFIILESSDNLRGYLKELTFAGLDFTPGSLWGYPPGVATREILGIPFHESNYSSYTVYTEEGDDITRVAIKRENSLLEVFDNATDAIIEDIEEGARPDLSQKATLARGGWIANSAVDKVMEWFNFDFAEGDRLEIHQQFKPFAKMNYLRVQIVNQTEGYVRAVTEDGIEYTGNYAIVASSVGVIQNGGIIFDPPLPSWKSEEFCRFQMGTIDPIFLNFETKFWDDTEFILHANDRHGYYPAFLNLEAEGLHPRGTNTLIGFLAGDEAYRAELLSDDEVKAEILNVLRNIYGEDNVPDPVEFYMSRFATDPDFYGSFPTWPIGIIPNDAQMRLRANVGRVYFAPEG